A single genomic interval of Solimonas sp. K1W22B-7 harbors:
- the ribA gene encoding GTP cyclohydrolase II, with the protein MTLQRIAESKLPTLFAEFSITVFQSDDGKEHVVVSLGDLAGAPPLVRIHSECLTGDALFSLRCDCGAQLNAALEKIAADGRGAVLYLRQEGRGIGLGNKIRAYALQDKGADTVEANHQLGFPADAREYSLAIELLKELGLCHIRLMTNNPRKLDALEQAGFNVVERVALESGRNPHNESYLATKAAKLGHLLGLP; encoded by the coding sequence ATGACTCTCCAACGGATCGCCGAATCCAAGCTGCCGACTCTCTTCGCCGAGTTCAGCATTACCGTGTTCCAGTCCGACGACGGCAAGGAGCACGTGGTGGTGTCGCTCGGCGACCTGGCGGGTGCACCGCCGCTGGTCCGCATCCATTCGGAATGCCTGACCGGCGACGCGCTGTTCTCGCTGCGCTGCGACTGCGGCGCCCAGCTCAATGCGGCGCTGGAGAAGATTGCGGCGGACGGGCGCGGGGCGGTGCTGTACCTGCGCCAGGAAGGCCGCGGCATCGGTCTGGGCAACAAGATCCGCGCCTACGCCCTGCAGGACAAGGGCGCCGACACGGTGGAAGCCAACCACCAGCTGGGCTTCCCGGCCGATGCGCGGGAGTACAGCCTGGCGATCGAGCTGCTCAAGGAACTCGGCCTGTGCCATATCCGCCTGATGACCAACAACCCGCGCAAGCTCGACGCGCTGGAGCAGGCGGGCTTCAACGTGGTGGAGCGCGTGGCGCTGGAAAGCGGCCGCAACCCGCATAACGAATCCTACCTGGCCACCAAGGCCGCCAAGCTGGGGCACCTGCTGGGCCTGCCGTGA